Proteins encoded in a region of the Raphanus sativus cultivar WK10039 chromosome 8, ASM80110v3, whole genome shotgun sequence genome:
- the LOC130498919 gene encoding uncharacterized protein LOC130498919 has translation MTSTPTPSATNQTRVINFVEKDISEMWPKWDSEVEDVPAENIIKVMYDRRPWKWTMDCWEVTGTKPKFVTPSKRAKQMVVVEVEEEEEDNQRPQKKARKEAPKEAPKEAREEAP, from the exons atgacgagtactccaactccttctgcgactaatcag acccgcgtgatcaactttgttgagaaggacattagtgaaatgtggccaaaatgggactctgaggttgaggacgtgcccgcggagaacatcattaaagtcatgtatgatcggagaccgtggaagtggaccatggattgctgggaagtcactggtacaaaacctaagtttgtgactccatcgaaaagagccaaacagatggttgtggtggaggtggaggaggaggaggaagacaatcagagacctcagaagaaagctcgtaaagaggctcctaaagaggctcctaaagaggctagagaagaggctccttaa